The following coding sequences are from one Mesorhizobium onobrychidis window:
- a CDS encoding IS481 family transposase, giving the protein MGQVLHRRATTTEAVRRAIQHSQESLRALAKRYGIDQKTVRKWRNRISTADLPTGPKKPRSTVLSLEEEAVIVAFRKHTLLALDDCLYALQPSIPHLTRSSLHRCLQRHGISRLPQVDADKPARKKFNAYPLGYFHIDLAEVQTAEGKLRLFLAIDRTSKFAYAELHPTAGKMAVAQFLRNLIATVPYAIHTILTDNGIQFANRTCDRHALQHIFDGICDEHGIEHRLTKINHPWTNGQVERMNRTIKDATVKRFHYDDHEQLRRHLADFILAYNFARRLKTLKGLTPHEFICKIWAKEPERFRLDPTHQMPGLNK; this is encoded by the coding sequence ATGGGACAGGTTCTACACCGCCGCGCCACGACGACAGAGGCAGTCCGTCGAGCGATACAGCATAGTCAAGAGAGCCTGAGAGCGCTGGCCAAGCGCTACGGCATCGATCAGAAGACAGTTAGAAAGTGGAGGAACCGGATCTCGACCGCCGATCTTCCCACCGGCCCGAAGAAACCAAGATCGACAGTGCTGTCGCTCGAAGAGGAAGCGGTGATCGTCGCCTTTCGCAAGCACACGTTGCTGGCGCTGGATGATTGTCTCTATGCCCTACAGCCCTCGATCCCGCATCTGACGCGCTCGTCGTTGCATCGCTGCCTTCAGCGCCATGGCATTTCGCGGCTGCCGCAGGTGGACGCCGACAAGCCGGCCAGGAAGAAGTTCAACGCCTATCCGCTCGGCTATTTCCATATCGACCTCGCCGAGGTGCAGACCGCCGAGGGCAAGCTGCGCCTTTTCTTGGCCATCGATCGGACGTCGAAATTCGCCTATGCGGAATTGCACCCGACGGCGGGCAAGATGGCGGTGGCCCAATTCCTTCGCAACCTGATCGCGACCGTGCCCTATGCCATCCATACCATTCTGACCGACAACGGCATTCAGTTCGCCAACCGGACCTGCGACCGGCATGCCCTTCAGCACATCTTCGACGGCATCTGCGACGAACATGGCATCGAGCACCGGCTCACAAAGATCAACCATCCCTGGACGAACGGCCAGGTCGAGCGGATGAATCGGACCATCAAGGACGCCACCGTCAAGCGCTTCCACTATGACGATCACGAGCAACTGCGTCGGCATCTCGCCGACTTCATCTTAGCTTACAATTTCGCGCGCCGGCTTAAGACCCTCAAGGGCCTCACGCCCCACGAATTCATCTGCAAAATCTGGGCAAAAGAGCCCGAACGGTTCCGACTCGATCCCACCCATCAAATGCCGGGACTAAACAAGTAG
- a CDS encoding bifunctional acetate--CoA ligase family protein/GNAT family N-acetyltransferase has product MTIRNLEYAFAPKSVAVFGASVRDGSVGRVVFDNIVCGGYEGEIWPVNPKYTEVAGRRCYPKVADLPGIPDLGVIVTPPETVPGIVRELADMGTRAGVVITAGLTRENGLRQAMLDAAKPTLFRIIGPNTLGLMIPPVKLNAGFAHMAARPGNIALLSQSGAIATSLIDWAAQNNVGFSQIVSLGDMADVDVGDCLDMLAGDAHTRAIVMYLETIPEPRKFISAARAAARIKPVIAIKSGRHEQSAKAAATHTGALSGADRVVDAALLRAGILRVKDLAELFDAAETTARFAPLERARVGIVTNGGGAGVLAVDQLIDCNGELAELSPETIARLEVVLPATWSHANPVDIIGDASPERYRVAIEAVAGDTGTDVVLVMNCPTGLGSPLAAASAVAKLTHEGKIGRKPVLTCWLGEHTARAVRLILQDAGIASFETPADAATAVSYLSQWSRAQRALMRVPPSRGEDTASDREAVLAIFRQVAKEGRRMLTEPEAKAAISAYGIPVPEMIVAKSPVEAEIAAGRLLKTSEHVVIKLLSKTISHKSDIGGVVLCIATAAAVGEAARSIEARVRKHAPKADIEGYAVQPMVVRKQAQELILGMNRDPIFGPTIMFGAGGVAVEVMGDTTIALPPLDDVLAGDLIDQTRIGRLLAGFRDRKAADRGAIIAVLNGLSQLIVDFPCLVSMDINPLLANTDGVIALDARIEIEPERVEEPGPNPALAIRPYPSGWTRDFAAGGARYHIRPIKPADIALYPEFFARISPDDLRLRFLSPRKSFSDQMLKRLTQLDYDRDMAFVALEASTGALAGVSRLSCDPDHTVAEYALLVRTDLQGHGLGWELLRQIVDYAKADGIGRIEGIMLSENSKMLTMCREFGFKVTHHPSEPGLLEARLDLR; this is encoded by the coding sequence GTGACGATCCGAAATCTCGAATATGCGTTCGCCCCCAAGTCGGTTGCCGTGTTCGGCGCATCGGTGCGCGACGGCTCTGTCGGCCGTGTCGTCTTCGACAACATCGTCTGCGGCGGCTACGAGGGCGAGATTTGGCCGGTCAATCCGAAATACACTGAAGTGGCGGGTCGGCGCTGCTATCCGAAGGTGGCGGATCTGCCAGGTATTCCCGATCTGGGTGTGATCGTAACGCCACCCGAGACGGTTCCCGGCATCGTTCGCGAGCTCGCAGACATGGGCACGCGGGCGGGGGTCGTCATCACCGCTGGGCTGACGCGCGAGAACGGATTGCGCCAAGCGATGCTCGACGCCGCTAAGCCCACCCTTTTCCGCATCATCGGGCCGAACACGCTGGGCCTGATGATCCCGCCAGTGAAGCTCAATGCCGGGTTCGCGCATATGGCAGCCAGGCCAGGCAATATCGCGTTGCTGTCACAATCCGGCGCCATCGCGACATCTCTGATCGACTGGGCGGCTCAGAACAATGTCGGCTTCTCACAGATCGTCTCACTCGGCGATATGGCCGATGTCGATGTCGGAGACTGTCTCGACATGCTGGCGGGCGATGCGCATACGCGCGCCATTGTGATGTATCTCGAAACCATTCCCGAACCGCGCAAGTTCATCTCGGCCGCACGTGCTGCAGCGCGCATCAAACCGGTGATCGCGATCAAATCGGGCAGGCACGAGCAATCGGCCAAGGCTGCCGCGACCCACACCGGCGCGCTATCGGGCGCCGATCGCGTGGTCGATGCGGCATTGCTGCGTGCCGGCATCCTGCGCGTCAAAGACCTGGCAGAGCTCTTCGATGCTGCCGAAACGACCGCTCGCTTCGCTCCCCTCGAACGAGCCCGCGTCGGCATCGTCACCAATGGCGGCGGGGCAGGCGTGTTGGCCGTCGATCAACTCATCGACTGCAACGGAGAACTGGCAGAGCTCTCGCCGGAAACAATCGCCCGATTGGAGGTCGTCCTGCCTGCCACCTGGTCCCACGCCAATCCGGTCGACATCATTGGCGACGCTTCGCCGGAGCGCTATCGGGTGGCGATCGAGGCCGTCGCGGGCGATACCGGGACCGACGTCGTTCTGGTCATGAATTGCCCAACGGGGCTTGGCTCGCCGCTTGCCGCGGCAAGCGCGGTGGCAAAACTCACCCACGAAGGGAAGATCGGTCGAAAGCCGGTCCTCACCTGCTGGCTCGGGGAGCATACGGCGCGCGCCGTGCGGCTGATCCTTCAGGATGCCGGCATTGCCAGTTTCGAGACGCCTGCGGACGCCGCAACGGCCGTCTCCTATCTCAGCCAATGGTCGCGAGCCCAGCGGGCGCTGATGCGAGTCCCGCCGAGCCGCGGCGAGGACACCGCGAGCGACCGCGAAGCCGTGCTTGCCATATTCAGGCAGGTAGCGAAGGAAGGTCGGCGAATGCTGACCGAGCCGGAAGCCAAGGCGGCGATTTCCGCTTACGGCATTCCGGTGCCTGAAATGATCGTCGCAAAATCTCCTGTCGAAGCGGAGATTGCGGCCGGCCGGCTCCTCAAGACGTCCGAGCACGTCGTGATCAAGCTGCTATCCAAGACGATCTCGCACAAGTCGGACATTGGCGGGGTGGTGCTCTGCATTGCCACCGCCGCGGCCGTCGGGGAGGCCGCGCGCTCGATCGAGGCGCGGGTGCGCAAGCACGCACCGAAAGCCGACATTGAAGGCTACGCCGTTCAGCCGATGGTGGTGCGAAAACAGGCGCAGGAACTCATCCTCGGCATGAACCGGGATCCGATCTTCGGCCCCACAATCATGTTCGGCGCCGGCGGCGTTGCGGTCGAGGTGATGGGCGATACGACGATCGCGTTGCCGCCTCTCGACGATGTTCTTGCCGGTGACCTGATCGACCAAACGCGCATCGGCCGCCTGCTCGCCGGGTTCCGCGACCGCAAGGCGGCCGATCGTGGTGCAATCATTGCTGTGCTCAACGGCCTGTCGCAGCTGATCGTCGACTTTCCTTGCCTCGTCTCCATGGACATCAATCCACTGCTCGCCAACACCGATGGCGTGATCGCGCTCGATGCCCGCATCGAGATCGAGCCGGAACGTGTGGAAGAGCCGGGGCCGAACCCGGCGCTCGCCATCAGGCCCTACCCGTCGGGCTGGACCAGAGACTTTGCAGCGGGCGGCGCGCGCTATCACATCCGGCCGATCAAGCCGGCCGACATCGCGCTCTATCCGGAATTCTTTGCCAGGATTTCGCCGGACGATCTGCGCCTGCGGTTTCTGTCGCCGCGCAAAAGCTTCTCCGACCAGATGCTGAAACGGCTCACTCAGCTCGACTATGACCGCGACATGGCTTTCGTCGCGCTGGAAGCGAGCACCGGCGCGCTGGCAGGGGTCAGCCGGCTGTCCTGCGATCCGGATCACACTGTCGCCGAATACGCCTTGCTGGTGCGCACGGATCTGCAGGGACATGGTCTCGGTTGGGAATTGCTCAGACAGATCGTCGATTATGCAAAGGCCGATGGGATCGGTCGGATCGAAGGCATTATGCTCAGCGAGAACAGCAAGATGCTGACCATGTGCCGCGAATTTGGCTTCAAGGTAACGCATCATCCGAGCGAACCCGGCCTCCTCGAGGCAAGGCTCGACCTCCGTTGA